One window of Bacillus sp. THAF10 genomic DNA carries:
- the tsaE gene encoding tRNA (adenosine(37)-N6)-threonylcarbamoyltransferase complex ATPase subunit type 1 TsaE — translation MLQVEVMTHSAEETMAKSEALGRLLHGGEVILLEGDLGAGKTTFTKGLAKGLDVTRNVNSPTFTIIKEYHGRLPLYHMDVYRLAESEEDLGFDDYFEGEGVSVVEWAHLIEEFLPEERLEIYIYHHGDDERKLVLTPKGERYEAICKELVE, via the coding sequence ATGTTGCAAGTGGAGGTTATGACTCATTCTGCTGAGGAAACCATGGCAAAGTCTGAGGCGTTAGGGAGACTTCTTCATGGTGGAGAAGTGATACTGTTAGAAGGAGATCTTGGAGCAGGGAAAACGACGTTTACAAAGGGACTTGCCAAAGGACTGGATGTGACAAGAAATGTGAACAGTCCAACATTTACAATCATAAAAGAATACCACGGGCGATTGCCACTGTATCATATGGACGTGTACCGTCTGGCAGAAAGTGAAGAGGATTTAGGGTTTGATGATTATTTTGAAGGCGAAGGTGTCTCGGTGGTCGAGTGGGCCCATTTAATCGAGGAGTTTCTTCCAGAAGAAAGACTGGAAATCTATATTTACCATCATGGAGATGATGAACGAAAGCTTGTGCTGACGCCAAAAGGTGAACGCTATGAAGCAATATGCAAGGAGTTAGTGGAATGA
- the tsaB gene encoding tRNA (adenosine(37)-N6)-threonylcarbamoyltransferase complex dimerization subunit type 1 TsaB yields MTKVLAIDTSTYVLGVGIIEEDKVVGELVTHLKKNHSLRAMPAIEQLMRDCEIKPAELDKIVVGKGPGSYTGVRIGVTLAKTLAWSMNKPLVGISSLEAVAANGRYFQGSICSLMDARRGQVYTGLYRYRDGELQTDIEDINILLTDWLAVIKDKQEPVLFMGNDVHLHKQTIIEYLGELAHFAHGSENTLKPRELAFLGLTREAEDVHAFVPNYTRLAEAEAKWLESKEK; encoded by the coding sequence ATGACAAAAGTATTAGCGATTGATACCTCAACGTATGTATTGGGTGTTGGAATTATAGAGGAAGATAAAGTAGTTGGAGAGCTTGTGACCCATCTGAAAAAAAATCATTCCCTTCGTGCGATGCCAGCCATCGAACAGCTGATGAGAGATTGTGAGATCAAGCCAGCAGAACTAGATAAAATTGTGGTGGGAAAAGGACCAGGATCCTATACCGGTGTTAGAATAGGCGTGACGCTTGCAAAGACGCTTGCCTGGAGCATGAACAAGCCATTGGTGGGAATTTCAAGCTTAGAAGCGGTTGCTGCAAATGGGCGTTATTTTCAAGGTAGCATTTGTTCGCTGATGGATGCAAGACGAGGTCAGGTATATACAGGACTGTATCGTTATCGTGATGGTGAACTTCAGACAGACATCGAGGATATCAATATTTTATTAACAGACTGGCTGGCTGTTATAAAAGATAAGCAGGAGCCTGTCCTATTTATGGGAAATGATGTGCACCTTCATAAGCAAACTATCATAGAGTACCTAGGAGAACTGGCGCATTTTGCCCATGGTAGTGAAAATACGCTAAAACCTAGGGAACTTGCATTTCTTGGGCTAACGAGAGAAGCAGAGGACGTGCATGCTTTTGTTCCTAACTATACAAGACTTGCAGAGGCAGAGGCGAAATGGTTGGAAAGTAAAGAAAAATAG
- the rimI gene encoding ribosomal protein S18-alanine N-acetyltransferase → MNSLIGINKMSVYDIDGVYKVELKSFATPWTKDAFYYELTNNPYAHYLVMKENERVIGYCGIWIVMGEAQITNIAIDPDCRGRKLGDLLLAKAMEYCKMVGATTVSLEVRVSNIVAQSLYRKHGFQNGGIRKNYYVDNHEDALVMWVNI, encoded by the coding sequence ATGAATTCGTTAATCGGGATCAATAAAATGTCTGTCTATGACATTGACGGAGTGTACAAGGTGGAGCTGAAATCCTTTGCTACACCGTGGACAAAGGATGCTTTTTACTATGAACTGACGAATAATCCATATGCCCATTATCTTGTCATGAAGGAAAACGAGAGAGTAATCGGGTACTGTGGCATTTGGATTGTCATGGGAGAAGCGCAAATCACCAACATTGCCATCGACCCTGACTGCAGGGGGCGAAAGTTAGGAGATTTGCTGTTAGCAAAAGCGATGGAATATTGTAAAATGGTTGGAGCAACAACGGTGTCCCTAGAAGTACGGGTTTCCAATATTGTGGCGCAATCATTATATCGCAAGCACGGCTTCCAAAACGGAGGCATTCGAAAAAATTATTATGTGGATAACCATGAAGACGCATTAGTGATGTGGGTGAATATATGA
- the tsaD gene encoding tRNA (adenosine(37)-N6)-threonylcarbamoyltransferase complex transferase subunit TsaD, with translation MKMTDELILGIETSCDETAVAIIKNGKEIVTNIVASQIESHQRFGGVVPEIASRHHVEQMTMVLEEALSQSELTMEDIDAIAVTEGPGLVGALLIGVNAAKALAFAHDKPLVGVHHIAGHIYANQLVADLEFPLLSLVVSGGHTELVYMKEHGSFEVIGETRDDAVGEAYDKVARTLQLPYPGGPHIDRMAQEGTPSIKLPRAWLEEDSYDFSFSGLKSAVINTLHNAKQKGEEIIPEDLAASFQESVIDVLVGKTIRAMKEYGVNQVLLAGGVAANKGLRGALQTAVDKEGKQLIIPPLSLCTDNAAMIAAAGSVLYRLGKRSGMDLNANPGLDIEKPFS, from the coding sequence ATGAAAATGACGGATGAATTAATACTTGGCATTGAAACGAGCTGTGATGAAACAGCCGTGGCCATTATTAAAAACGGAAAAGAAATCGTGACAAATATTGTTGCTTCGCAAATTGAAAGCCATCAACGCTTTGGTGGGGTGGTACCTGAAATTGCCTCCAGACATCATGTGGAGCAAATGACGATGGTGCTAGAAGAAGCGCTATCACAAAGCGAACTAACGATGGAGGACATCGATGCAATTGCCGTAACAGAAGGGCCAGGACTTGTTGGAGCCCTCCTCATTGGTGTAAATGCAGCAAAAGCATTAGCATTTGCGCATGACAAGCCGCTAGTAGGCGTGCATCACATTGCAGGCCATATTTATGCCAATCAGCTTGTAGCAGATTTAGAGTTTCCATTGCTTTCTCTAGTCGTATCAGGTGGGCATACGGAGCTTGTTTATATGAAAGAGCATGGTTCCTTTGAAGTAATAGGCGAAACGAGGGATGATGCTGTGGGTGAGGCTTACGATAAAGTGGCCCGTACGCTTCAGCTTCCTTATCCTGGAGGTCCACATATTGACCGGATGGCACAAGAGGGGACACCTTCTATTAAACTTCCTCGCGCATGGCTAGAAGAAGACTCCTATGATTTTAGCTTTTCAGGACTAAAATCAGCGGTAATTAACACGCTTCACAATGCAAAGCAAAAGGGAGAAGAAATTATCCCTGAGGATTTAGCAGCAAGCTTTCAGGAGAGTGTAATAGACGTGCTTGTCGGAAAAACAATTCGGGCCATGAAAGAATACGGAGTGAACCAGGTCTTGTTAGCAGGTGGAGTAGCCGCTAATAAGGGACTTAGAGGTGCGCTTCAGACGGCTGTGGATAAAGAGGGGAAACAGTTGATCATTCCTCCGCTCTCGTTGTGCACAGACAATGCGGCGATGATAGCAGCTGCAGGAAGTGTCCTGTACCGCTTAGGAAAACGCTCTGGAATGGACCTGAATGCCAATCCAGGATTAGATATTGAAAAGCCTTTTAGCTGA